In a single window of the Pirellulales bacterium genome:
- a CDS encoding UDP-glucose/GDP-mannose dehydrogenase family protein, translated as MKIAVIGTGYVGLVTGTCFADSGNDVTCVDIDQAKIDGLNRGVIPIYEPGLSELVLHNVDSQRLFFTTDLAAAVKPAEIIYLAVGTPQGADGAANLSAMWSVVESIAPHLRDDAIVVTKSTVPVGTNARIFAMLREFTGRECDVASNPEFLKEGAAIDDFMKPDRVVVGVRRPEVADALNQLYQPFLRTEHPFIVMSPESAEMTKYVANALLSTKISFINEMANLCERMGGDINDVRRGIGHDSRIGFAFLFPGAGYGGSCFPKDVRALEAMALQHGVDPAILRAVDAVNERQKSVIADKIDAHFGGDLAGKTVGVWGLAFKPRTDDIREAPALVLIDWLLEKGAVVRVHDPEAVPNVRAKYGERLAYCQRRMDAAAGADALAIMTEWKDYHSPDFAELYQVMKQPIVFDGRNLYEPERMKRRGYCYHSIGRPTVDGRTGKR; from the coding sequence ATGAAGATCGCAGTCATCGGCACAGGTTACGTGGGCCTCGTCACGGGAACCTGCTTCGCCGACAGCGGCAACGACGTCACCTGCGTCGACATCGACCAGGCGAAGATCGACGGCCTCAATCGCGGCGTGATCCCCATCTACGAACCGGGCTTGAGCGAGTTGGTCCTCCACAACGTCGACTCGCAGCGGCTGTTCTTCACGACCGATCTCGCCGCAGCCGTGAAGCCGGCCGAGATCATTTACCTGGCGGTCGGCACGCCCCAGGGCGCCGACGGGGCCGCGAACCTGTCGGCGATGTGGAGCGTGGTCGAATCGATCGCCCCCCACCTGCGCGACGACGCGATCGTCGTCACCAAGAGCACCGTGCCGGTCGGCACGAACGCCCGGATCTTCGCCATGTTGCGCGAGTTCACTGGCCGCGAATGCGACGTCGCTTCGAATCCCGAGTTCCTCAAAGAGGGCGCCGCGATCGACGACTTCATGAAGCCCGACCGGGTGGTCGTCGGCGTGCGTCGTCCCGAGGTGGCCGACGCCCTGAACCAGCTCTACCAGCCGTTTCTGCGGACCGAGCATCCGTTCATCGTGATGAGCCCCGAAAGCGCGGAGATGACCAAGTACGTCGCCAACGCGCTGCTCTCGACCAAAATCAGCTTCATCAACGAGATGGCCAACCTGTGCGAACGGATGGGGGGCGACATCAACGACGTGCGGCGCGGCATCGGCCACGACAGCCGCATCGGGTTCGCCTTTCTCTTTCCCGGCGCGGGCTACGGGGGCAGCTGCTTTCCCAAGGACGTCCGGGCGCTCGAGGCGATGGCCCTCCAGCACGGAGTCGATCCGGCGATCCTGCGGGCCGTCGACGCGGTGAACGAACGGCAGAAATCGGTGATCGCCGACAAGATCGACGCCCACTTCGGCGGCGACCTGGCGGGCAAGACCGTCGGCGTCTGGGGACTGGCGTTCAAGCCCCGCACGGACGACATCCGCGAGGCCCCGGCTCTGGTGCTCATCGACTGGCTGCTCGAGAAGGGCGCCGTCGTGCGGGTCCACGACCCCGAGGCGGTTCCCAACGTGCGGGCCAAGTACGGCGAGCGACTCGCCTACTGCCAACGCCGCATGGATGCCGCCGCCGGGGCCGACGCCCTGGCGATCATGACCGAGTGGAAGGACTACCATTCCCCCGACTTCGCCGAGTTATACCAAGTCATGAAGCAGCCGATCGTGTTCGACGGCCGCAACCTGTACGAGCCGGAGCGGATGAAACGCCGCGGGTACTGCTACCACAGCATCGGCCGGCCCACGGTCGACGGGCGGACGGGAAAGCGGTAA
- a CDS encoding retropepsin-like domain-containing protein produces MTNARTRPLRARAAKCLALLVATTILTCAIPARAAGVPIDGFLPLVGITLTNEFVNDIDFFPYPSTSLGGSPVSHTGSHYFEVALLDTGAATSLITAAADAAFNIDGPYPGNTDGFRGTETITIGGATGFLQASVGDPLGLYAAGLQARTGAGASLSMNTSAFLGQTNTSIVTLPAESALPNILGLSFASQYATRIRNSLPQVFELDGKTVRTPAIDFLPLGTGDQQGLSRKAPMSLLGAGPSTPVMFPNIGNFDLNRPWEDPSNPTLVQGGHFLNVNASNNGVNLNNQQFFFDTGASVTVLSELTALQLGIDVQLDTPDFTIQIVGSGGASEGVPGYFIDQFTVLATGGSVTLSNVPILVLDVTNPANPGNIVPGIVGTNVFAGRDIVIDPNPSLGGGGPSAGVYISNPVTTNRDWNTAAAEASWSSAASWSGAVVPNLLGIANVRHVSGGHQRAVVSGDAVAWEANVSGPAATQTMTVAIPGGASLTTFSGVSIEAHGAVDLDGGTLDAQYVELRQNAVLRGQGVIRTGSGPIPGQVENVAGTVVVGNANSFGTLEIHGRFSNGANAALEFNLLGANPGASYGQLVVEGDAAWNGTLSVNLIADFIPAAGTVFTLATYESSGGAFADVLLPAGVQWNLDYGDTALTLTALGLPGDFNNNGVVNSADLAVWASGFGQSGGYDGADFLTWQRNYQPGSGVAATPEPASATLVACLLALAACRPLHRFAGRLGSPRLNV; encoded by the coding sequence GTGACGAACGCTCGAACTCGACCCCTGCGAGCCCGCGCGGCCAAGTGCCTGGCGCTCCTCGTCGCGACGACGATTTTGACGTGCGCGATCCCGGCGCGCGCCGCCGGGGTCCCCATCGACGGATTCCTGCCGCTGGTGGGGATTACGCTGACCAACGAGTTCGTCAACGATATCGACTTTTTCCCCTATCCTTCGACTTCCTTGGGCGGGTCGCCGGTGAGCCACACCGGCAGCCACTACTTCGAAGTCGCGCTGCTCGACACGGGGGCGGCGACCTCGCTGATCACCGCCGCGGCCGACGCGGCCTTCAACATCGACGGGCCATATCCCGGCAACACCGACGGTTTCCGCGGCACCGAGACGATCACGATCGGCGGCGCCACGGGGTTCTTGCAGGCGTCGGTCGGCGATCCGCTGGGGCTGTATGCCGCAGGGCTGCAAGCTCGCACTGGCGCCGGCGCCTCGCTCAGCATGAACACGTCGGCGTTCCTGGGGCAGACGAACACCTCGATTGTCACGCTGCCAGCCGAGTCGGCCTTGCCGAACATCCTGGGTCTGTCGTTCGCCAGCCAGTACGCGACCCGCATTCGCAATAGCTTGCCGCAGGTGTTCGAGCTCGACGGCAAGACGGTGCGGACGCCCGCGATCGACTTTCTGCCGCTGGGGACCGGCGATCAACAGGGACTCTCCCGCAAGGCCCCGATGAGCCTGCTGGGAGCAGGCCCTTCGACCCCTGTCATGTTTCCCAATATCGGCAACTTCGACCTAAACCGCCCGTGGGAAGACCCGTCGAACCCGACGCTCGTCCAGGGCGGTCACTTTCTCAACGTGAACGCGTCGAACAACGGCGTGAACCTGAACAATCAGCAGTTCTTTTTCGACACGGGCGCCAGCGTCACGGTCCTCTCCGAACTGACCGCGCTGCAACTGGGAATCGACGTGCAGCTCGACACGCCCGATTTCACGATCCAGATCGTCGGCTCGGGCGGGGCCTCGGAAGGGGTGCCGGGGTACTTCATCGATCAGTTCACGGTGCTGGCCACGGGGGGAAGCGTCACGCTGTCGAACGTGCCAATCCTGGTTCTCGACGTCACCAACCCCGCGAACCCGGGCAACATCGTTCCCGGGATCGTCGGCACGAACGTGTTCGCGGGACGCGACATCGTGATTGATCCCAATCCCTCGCTGGGGGGCGGCGGCCCGAGCGCCGGCGTCTACATCAGCAATCCGGTCACGACGAACCGCGACTGGAACACCGCCGCCGCCGAAGCCTCCTGGTCGAGCGCCGCCAGTTGGAGCGGCGCCGTCGTGCCGAACCTGCTCGGGATCGCCAATGTCCGGCACGTTTCCGGCGGCCACCAGCGGGCGGTCGTATCCGGGGATGCCGTGGCGTGGGAGGCGAACGTCTCCGGCCCCGCAGCGACGCAGACCATGACTGTCGCTATCCCCGGCGGGGCCTCGCTGACCACTTTCTCCGGCGTCTCGATCGAGGCGCACGGCGCCGTCGATCTCGACGGCGGCACGCTCGACGCCCAGTACGTCGAGCTCCGGCAGAACGCCGTGCTCCGCGGCCAGGGAGTCATCCGCACCGGCAGCGGGCCGATCCCGGGACAGGTCGAGAACGTCGCCGGGACCGTCGTGGTCGGAAATGCCAATTCCTTCGGCACGCTCGAAATCCACGGACGTTTTTCCAACGGCGCCAATGCCGCGCTCGAGTTCAACCTGCTGGGAGCGAACCCCGGCGCGAGCTACGGGCAATTGGTCGTCGAGGGAGACGCGGCTTGGAACGGCACGCTCAGCGTCAACCTGATCGCGGACTTCATCCCCGCGGCGGGGACCGTCTTCACGCTGGCGACCTACGAGTCGAGCGGCGGCGCCTTCGCCGACGTGCTGCTCCCCGCGGGGGTCCAGTGGAACCTCGACTACGGCGACACCGCCCTCACGCTGACCGCCCTCGGACTCCCCGGCGACTTCAACAACAACGGCGTCGTCAATTCGGCGGACCTAGCCGTGTGGGCGTCGGGCTTCGGGCAATCGGGCGGCTACGACGGGGCCGACTTTCTGACGTGGCAGCGCAACTATCAACCGGGATCGGGGGTTGCCGCGACGCCGGAACCCGCGTCAGCGACGCTGGTCGCGTGCTTGCTGGCGCTCGCGGCGTGCCGACCGCTTCACCGCTTTGCCGGCAGGCTTGGGAGCCCGCGGCTGAACGTGTAA
- a CDS encoding metallophosphoesterase: MAIGSFGYAWRIEPHWVETVRRPLPLAGLSPGLIGKRIVQISDIHAGPVVDQRWLLDVLEQVAELEPDLIALTGDFMTCLGEESIPKALEAIDALPRAPLGNFAVMGNHDYGRGFRQHRIADKLCNEFQRRQIRVLSNEVADIEGLQIAGVDDLWSGRFSPERMLNDLDGDSPAIALCHNPDGANHVAWRDFHGWILAGHTHGGQCKAPFFRPPIVPVRNKRYYAGQYDLGPGRRMYINRGLGYLRRIRFNVRPELTVFTLTAV; the protein is encoded by the coding sequence GTGGCAATCGGCTCGTTTGGCTATGCGTGGCGAATCGAGCCGCACTGGGTCGAGACCGTGCGTCGCCCGCTGCCGCTCGCCGGCTTGTCGCCAGGGCTGATTGGCAAGCGAATCGTTCAGATCAGCGACATCCATGCCGGACCGGTCGTCGATCAACGGTGGTTGCTCGACGTCCTGGAGCAGGTCGCCGAATTGGAACCCGATTTGATTGCGTTGACCGGCGATTTCATGACCTGTCTGGGAGAAGAGAGCATCCCGAAAGCTCTGGAGGCGATCGACGCTTTGCCGCGAGCGCCGCTAGGCAACTTTGCCGTGATGGGCAATCACGACTATGGCCGCGGTTTTCGCCAGCACCGCATCGCTGACAAGTTGTGCAACGAATTCCAGCGACGCCAGATCCGCGTCCTGAGCAACGAAGTCGCCGACATCGAGGGACTTCAAATCGCAGGAGTCGACGACCTGTGGTCGGGAAGATTCTCTCCCGAGCGAATGCTGAACGACCTGGACGGCGATTCCCCGGCGATTGCGCTGTGCCACAATCCCGATGGCGCCAACCACGTGGCTTGGCGCGACTTCCACGGATGGATCCTCGCAGGCCACACCCATGGGGGACAGTGCAAGGCTCCGTTCTTCCGGCCGCCGATCGTCCCCGTGCGAAACAAACGGTATTACGCCGGCCAATACGACCTGGGCCCGGGCCGACGCATGTACATCAATCGCGGATTGGGGTATCTCCGCCGGATCCGGTTCAACGTCCGACCCGAGCTGACAGTCTTCACGCTGACCGCCGTTTGA
- a CDS encoding AAA family ATPase → MVPSDDDLASIRDALAASPTNVPLHKFLADSLLKAGRFEDAVEAYRAALAVAPNHQAFKLGLANAYFQVEKLSAALVIVESLLEAEDPAAAAYVLHARLLLRAGEPQRAAYQYRQALELDPEAVDQELAETLGVAPPGAEADDEVVDGRIRQRAGDLPGDAGFDLERPRIGFAEVGGMDAVKDEIRMKIILPLTQPELFKAYGKSVGGGILMYGPPGCGKTYLARATAGEVQAGFLAVGISDVLDMWIGQSEKNLHELFEQARRNRPCVVFFDEVDALGASRSDMRQTAGRHLINQFLAELDGVQASNEGVLILAATNAPWHLDTAFRRPGRFDRIVFVPPPDAAARTAILKLMLAGKPSDGVDFAKVGVKTEGFSGADLRAVVDGAVETKLRDAMRSGRLEPVRTKDLLVAAGTVKPSTREWFATARNYALYSNQGGAYDDILKYLKLA, encoded by the coding sequence ATGGTCCCTTCCGACGACGATCTCGCCTCGATCCGGGACGCCCTTGCGGCCTCGCCGACCAACGTGCCGTTGCACAAGTTTCTCGCCGACAGCCTGCTCAAGGCGGGCCGCTTCGAGGACGCGGTCGAGGCATATCGCGCGGCGCTGGCCGTGGCGCCCAACCATCAGGCGTTCAAGCTGGGGCTGGCCAACGCCTACTTTCAGGTCGAAAAACTGTCGGCCGCGCTGGTGATCGTCGAGTCGCTGCTCGAGGCCGAGGATCCGGCGGCGGCGGCGTACGTGCTGCATGCTCGATTGTTGTTGCGCGCGGGCGAGCCGCAGCGGGCCGCCTATCAGTACCGGCAGGCGCTCGAACTCGACCCGGAGGCCGTCGACCAGGAACTCGCCGAGACGCTCGGCGTCGCTCCGCCCGGGGCCGAGGCGGACGACGAGGTCGTCGACGGACGAATCCGCCAGCGCGCCGGAGATCTGCCGGGCGACGCCGGGTTCGACCTCGAGCGCCCGCGAATCGGCTTCGCCGAGGTCGGCGGCATGGACGCGGTCAAGGACGAGATTCGCATGAAGATCATCCTGCCGCTGACCCAACCCGAGCTGTTCAAGGCCTACGGAAAGTCGGTCGGCGGCGGGATTCTCATGTACGGTCCCCCGGGCTGCGGGAAGACGTACCTGGCTCGGGCGACGGCCGGCGAAGTTCAGGCTGGGTTTCTCGCCGTCGGCATCAGCGACGTTCTCGACATGTGGATCGGCCAAAGCGAGAAGAATCTCCATGAGCTGTTCGAGCAGGCACGACGCAATCGGCCGTGCGTCGTGTTCTTCGACGAGGTCGATGCCCTCGGCGCCAGTCGCAGCGACATGCGGCAAACGGCCGGACGCCATCTCATCAATCAGTTTCTCGCCGAACTCGACGGGGTGCAGGCGTCGAACGAAGGCGTGCTGATCCTCGCCGCCACCAACGCGCCGTGGCACCTCGATACGGCGTTTCGTCGGCCGGGGCGGTTCGATCGGATCGTGTTCGTGCCTCCCCCCGACGCGGCCGCCCGGACGGCGATCTTGAAACTGATGCTGGCCGGCAAGCCGTCCGACGGCGTCGACTTCGCCAAGGTCGGCGTTAAGACCGAGGGGTTCTCGGGCGCCGACTTGCGGGCGGTCGTCGACGGGGCCGTCGAGACGAAACTCCGCGACGCCATGCGCAGCGGCCGGCTGGAGCCGGTGCGAACGAAGGATCTCCTGGTCGCCGCCGGAACGGTCAAGCCCTCGACCCGAGAGTGGTTCGCCACGGCTCGCAATTACGCGCTCTACTCGAATCAGGGCGGGGCCTACGACGACATCTTGAAGTATCTGAAGCTCGCGTGA
- the purE gene encoding 5-(carboxyamino)imidazole ribonucleotide mutase: MGSRSDWETMRAAAEALAEFGVAHECKIVSAHRTPQWMVEYATTAAARGLEVIIAGAGGAAHLPGMVASLTVLPVLGVPVQSKSLSGLDSLLSIVQMPGGVPVGTLAIGAAGARNAGLLAVRILAGSRPELRAKLQSAQEAQADKVRAESLD; the protein is encoded by the coding sequence ATGGGCAGTCGCAGCGACTGGGAGACGATGCGCGCCGCGGCCGAGGCGCTCGCCGAATTCGGCGTCGCGCACGAGTGCAAGATCGTCTCGGCCCATCGAACGCCGCAGTGGATGGTCGAGTACGCGACGACCGCTGCCGCGCGCGGGTTGGAGGTGATCATCGCCGGGGCAGGGGGGGCGGCCCATTTGCCGGGGATGGTCGCCTCGCTCACCGTGCTCCCCGTGCTCGGCGTGCCGGTGCAGAGCAAGTCGCTGAGCGGGCTCGACTCGCTGCTGTCGATCGTGCAAATGCCCGGCGGCGTGCCGGTGGGAACCTTGGCGATCGGCGCTGCAGGCGCCCGCAACGCAGGGCTGTTGGCCGTGCGAATCCTCGCCGGCTCGCGTCCCGAACTCCGGGCCAAACTGCAATCCGCCCAAGAGGCCCAGGCCGACAAGGTCCGGGCAGAATCGCTCGATTGA